Proteins from a genomic interval of Ferrovibrio terrae:
- a CDS encoding branched-chain amino acid ABC transporter permease gives MLEFSILLPAILNGLTIGAIYALIALGLTLIYGVLHIINFAHGSLLMLALYGVFFLHSLFGIDPYLALPVAAVALFGIGYGLQRFIIGRASHGKDENILLVTLGLSVIIENLALYLWRSDTRTIETPYSFEVLDFGVAFIPVPKAVAFVGALLVAALLWLLMTRTDLGRAIRALARERQGARLVGINVEHIFAMSFGIGCACLGVAACLLLPSFYVSPQVGHAFVLVAFTVVVLGGMGSFVGALLGGLIIGVTESLGGLFLGESLGQLGIFLIFIIVLLFRPTGLLGQKA, from the coding sequence ATGCTTGAGTTTTCCATCCTCTTGCCGGCGATCCTGAACGGCCTCACCATCGGCGCGATCTATGCCCTGATCGCGCTGGGTCTGACGCTGATCTACGGTGTTCTGCATATCATCAACTTCGCCCATGGCAGCCTGCTGATGCTGGCGCTCTATGGCGTGTTCTTCCTGCACAGCCTGTTCGGCATCGATCCCTATCTGGCGCTGCCAGTGGCTGCTGTCGCGCTGTTCGGTATCGGATATGGACTGCAGCGCTTCATTATCGGCCGTGCCAGCCATGGCAAGGACGAGAATATCCTGCTGGTCACCCTCGGCCTGTCGGTGATCATCGAGAATCTCGCGCTCTATCTGTGGCGCTCCGACACCCGCACCATCGAGACGCCGTATTCCTTCGAGGTGCTGGATTTCGGCGTCGCCTTCATTCCGGTGCCCAAGGCCGTCGCCTTTGTCGGCGCGCTGCTGGTGGCAGCCCTGCTGTGGCTACTGATGACCCGTACCGATCTCGGCCGCGCCATCCGTGCGCTGGCCAGGGAGCGCCAGGGCGCCCGGCTGGTCGGTATCAACGTCGAGCATATCTTTGCCATGTCGTTCGGCATCGGCTGCGCCTGTCTTGGCGTCGCCGCCTGCCTGTTGCTGCCTAGCTTCTATGTCAGTCCGCAGGTCGGCCATGCCTTCGTGCTGGTCGCCTTCACCGTTGTCGTGCTCGGTGGCATGGGCAGCTTTGTCGGCGCATTGCTGGGGGGGCTGATCATCGGCGTCACCGAGAGCCTTGGCGGCCTGTTCCTCGGCGAAAGCCTCGGCCAGCTGGGCATCTTCCTGATCTTCATCATTGTCCTGCTGTTCCGGCCGACCGGACTGCTGGGCCAGAAGGCCTGA
- a CDS encoding ABC transporter substrate-binding protein, which produces MIKTPRVSRRHFLAGTAVAAGMAGFPAILKAQPRTIKVGILHPVTGPLAPSGQQCRLGAKLAIDTINANGGIASMGGAKLEPIYADAQSKPDVGAAEVEKLNEAGATAIIGPFASGIALATTQAAAKHGIPHIVDVGVVDQVVTRGLTNTFRFGPGLNKIVDSAIQNLVALNTQAGKPAKTVMIVHEESAFGAGMAKTLNEKLPGMGFEVLETIAHANPTRDFNNIALKIKGRNPDLLIPSNYYNEFVLLARTLRQQKIRPKAIYSILGGAASQYRFVQEFPDAAEFIMDCNHWFDPRNPVALELKKKVEAEKAFFSYEVFLNYECVRLLADALERAKSSDRAAITHALASSGWSNHFMPYGPTKFVNGQNEGAAPVNTQILQKDIKVIFPKDFANAKPVFPAPRA; this is translated from the coding sequence ATGATCAAGACACCGCGCGTATCCCGTAGACATTTCCTCGCCGGGACGGCCGTTGCCGCCGGCATGGCCGGTTTTCCGGCCATCCTCAAGGCGCAGCCGCGCACTATCAAGGTCGGCATCCTGCACCCGGTGACCGGTCCGCTGGCACCGTCGGGCCAGCAGTGTCGCCTCGGCGCCAAGCTGGCGATCGACACGATCAACGCTAATGGCGGAATCGCCTCGATGGGCGGTGCCAAGCTGGAACCGATCTATGCCGATGCGCAGTCCAAGCCCGATGTCGGCGCTGCCGAGGTCGAGAAGTTGAATGAGGCCGGCGCCACCGCCATCATCGGGCCGTTCGCCTCCGGCATCGCGCTGGCCACCACGCAGGCCGCCGCCAAGCACGGCATTCCGCATATCGTGGATGTCGGCGTCGTCGACCAGGTGGTCACCCGCGGCCTTACCAACACTTTCCGTTTCGGGCCGGGTCTGAACAAGATTGTCGATAGCGCGATCCAAAATCTGGTCGCGCTGAACACCCAGGCCGGCAAGCCGGCCAAGACCGTAATGATCGTGCACGAAGAATCCGCCTTCGGCGCCGGCATGGCCAAGACGCTGAACGAAAAGCTGCCGGGTATGGGCTTCGAGGTGCTGGAGACCATCGCGCATGCCAATCCGACGCGCGATTTCAACAACATCGCGCTCAAGATCAAGGGCCGCAACCCGGACCTGCTGATCCCGTCGAACTACTACAACGAATTCGTGCTGCTGGCCCGCACGCTGCGCCAGCAGAAGATCCGCCCGAAGGCGATCTATTCCATCCTCGGCGGCGCGGCCTCGCAGTATCGCTTCGTGCAGGAATTCCCCGATGCGGCGGAATTCATCATGGACTGCAATCACTGGTTCGATCCGCGCAACCCGGTGGCGCTGGAACTGAAGAAAAAGGTGGAAGCCGAGAAAGCTTTCTTCTCCTACGAAGTGTTCCTCAACTACGAATGCGTGCGCTTGCTGGCCGATGCGCTGGAGCGCGCCAAGTCGTCTGACCGCGCCGCTATCACCCATGCGCTGGCCTCGTCGGGCTGGAGCAACCACTTCATGCCCTATGGCCCGACCAAATTCGTCAACGGCCAGAATGAAGGCGCGGCTCCGGTGAACACCCAGATCCTGCAGAAGGACATCAAGGTGATCTTCCCGAAGGACTTCGCCAATGCCAAGCCGGTATTCCCGGCACCGCGAGCTTAA
- a CDS encoding GntR family transcriptional regulator, with protein sequence MKAVDARIPTPLYHQIFLILRGQIVEGRLKPGAQVPGEEELARQFNVSRITARRALAELAAEGLVTRGRGRGTHVAARDHEPPPVHGGVEGLIENLMAMGLKTQVELLDFSYEAAAPDVAAALRIAPGEEVQRSVRVRSLVDGPFSYLTTYVPADIGRKFGRKELGREPLLGLLEKSGVVIDSAEQTLSATLADTRVAPALKTVIGAPLLRISRIVQDRSGRPVEYIVGLYRPDRYQFRMSLDRVRGEDRNTWSASVAPATGEPSAAPRSRNREKK encoded by the coding sequence GTGAAAGCAGTCGATGCGCGTATTCCGACGCCGCTCTATCACCAGATTTTCCTGATCCTGCGCGGTCAGATCGTCGAAGGGCGACTGAAACCCGGCGCTCAGGTGCCCGGCGAAGAAGAACTCGCCCGCCAGTTCAATGTCTCGCGCATCACCGCCCGGCGTGCGTTGGCGGAACTCGCCGCCGAAGGCCTGGTCACGCGCGGCCGGGGCCGCGGCACGCATGTCGCAGCCCGCGACCACGAGCCGCCGCCCGTGCATGGCGGCGTCGAAGGCCTGATCGAAAACCTGATGGCGATGGGCCTGAAGACCCAGGTCGAACTGCTCGATTTCAGCTATGAGGCCGCGGCGCCGGACGTAGCTGCCGCCTTGCGGATTGCGCCGGGCGAAGAAGTGCAACGCTCCGTGCGCGTGCGCTCGCTCGTGGACGGCCCGTTTTCCTATCTCACCACCTATGTGCCTGCCGATATCGGCCGCAAGTTCGGCCGCAAGGAACTGGGGCGCGAGCCGCTGCTTGGCCTGCTGGAAAAATCCGGCGTGGTGATTGACAGCGCTGAACAGACGCTGTCCGCCACACTGGCAGATACGCGCGTGGCACCGGCATTGAAAACCGTTATCGGTGCGCCGCTGCTGCGCATCAGCCGCATCGTACAAGACCGCAGCGGCCGTCCGGTGGAATATATCGTCGGGCTGTATCGCCCGGACCGCTATCAGTTCCGTATGAGCCTCGACCGTGTACGTGGCGAGGATCGCAATACTTGGTCGGCCAGCGTGGCGCCGGCGACCGGGGAACCCAGCGCTGCGCCACGATCCAGAAACAGGGAGAAAAAGTGA
- a CDS encoding ABC transporter ATP-binding protein: MDTKPAISDGILQLDGVVGGYGKMTILNGTTASIRRAKITTVIGPNGAGKSTMFKAIFGLLGLRSGRILFEGRDVSGHTPRMMLDAGVCYVPQGRNIFPELSVRHNLELGGVALKDQSGLPDRVAAMLKHFPVLAEKASSQASTLSGGQQKLLEVARGLLLDPKLILIDEPSIGLSPLMVQEVFGILKGLRDSGVTILLIEQNAKQALQMSDYGLVLELGQTRIEDTASTILADPRIAQLFLGGGLQPAR, encoded by the coding sequence TTGGACACTAAGCCTGCGATAAGTGACGGCATCCTGCAGCTCGACGGCGTGGTCGGGGGCTACGGCAAGATGACCATTCTCAATGGCACCACGGCCAGTATCCGCCGCGCCAAGATCACCACGGTGATCGGCCCGAACGGCGCCGGCAAGTCGACCATGTTCAAGGCGATCTTCGGCCTGCTCGGCCTGCGGTCCGGCCGCATCCTGTTCGAGGGCAGGGATGTCTCCGGCCATACGCCGCGCATGATGCTGGATGCCGGCGTCTGCTATGTGCCACAGGGCCGGAATATCTTTCCCGAGCTGTCGGTGCGGCACAACCTCGAGCTCGGCGGCGTAGCGCTGAAGGATCAGTCTGGTCTGCCGGATCGCGTCGCCGCCATGCTGAAGCACTTTCCTGTCCTGGCCGAGAAGGCCAGCAGTCAGGCCTCCACGCTGTCGGGCGGGCAGCAGAAGCTGCTGGAAGTGGCGCGCGGGCTGCTGCTTGATCCCAAACTGATCCTGATCGACGAGCCGTCGATCGGCCTGTCGCCGCTGATGGTGCAGGAGGTGTTCGGCATTCTGAAAGGCTTACGCGACAGCGGCGTCACCATTCTGCTGATCGAGCAGAATGCCAAACAGGCGCTGCAGATGTCCGACTATGGCCTAGTGCTGGAACTGGGCCAGACGCGAATCGAGGATACCGCCAGCACGATCCTGGCCGATCCGCGTATCGCACAATTATTCCTCGGCGGCGGATTGCAGCCCGCCCGCTGA
- a CDS encoding ABC transporter ATP-binding protein: MTSVLDVKNLSRAFGGLQAVRDVSFDVQEGEILGIIGPNGSGKSTLFNCILGQLVPDDGEVRIDGEVVTGLRPSQLNRRGVSRTFQLLQVFPQLSVRENLILAGQEHRGSRLKRLFGPRDAGLTTDANRMIDFFRLGHLAEEKAGGLSYGQQKLLDAAMAFMAGPRLVLLDEPAGGVNLTMLASLKERLQAINAETRATFVVIEHNMEFVMSLCTRILVLAEGRLIAAGTPADIRSNPDVIEAYLGH; the protein is encoded by the coding sequence ATGACCAGCGTTCTCGACGTCAAGAACCTGTCTCGCGCCTTCGGCGGCCTGCAGGCCGTGCGCGATGTCAGCTTCGACGTGCAGGAGGGCGAAATCCTCGGCATCATCGGTCCGAACGGCTCGGGCAAGTCAACCCTGTTCAACTGTATTCTTGGCCAGCTGGTGCCGGACGATGGCGAAGTCCGCATCGATGGCGAAGTGGTGACCGGCCTGCGCCCGTCGCAGCTCAATCGCCGTGGTGTCAGCCGTACGTTCCAGTTGCTGCAGGTCTTTCCGCAGCTCAGCGTGCGCGAGAACCTGATTCTGGCTGGGCAGGAGCATCGCGGCTCACGGCTGAAACGCCTGTTCGGGCCGCGCGATGCGGGTCTCACAACCGACGCCAACCGCATGATTGATTTCTTCCGCCTCGGTCATCTCGCCGAGGAAAAAGCCGGCGGGCTTTCCTATGGTCAGCAGAAGCTGCTCGACGCTGCGATGGCCTTCATGGCCGGCCCGCGTCTGGTGCTGCTGGACGAGCCGGCCGGCGGTGTCAACCTGACTATGCTGGCGAGCCTGAAAGAACGGCTGCAGGCGATCAACGCCGAAACCCGCGCCACCTTCGTGGTGATCGAACACAATATGGAATTCGTCATGTCGCTGTGCACGCGGATTCTGGTTCTCGCCGAAGGCCGCCTGATCGCGGCAGGCACGCCGGCCGATATCCGCAGCAACCCGGATGTGATCGAGGCCTATCTTGGACACTAA
- a CDS encoding branched-chain amino acid ABC transporter permease, producing the protein MSWSALRWSLGLVLLGLVLVFVPVNLTDYGVPYPGLKRYGAYIMTLWLVTAVAAMGVNLIVGYSGQETLAQAAFLGIGAYTTALLTKAGIPYGMAFAASGLLAFVVGILLGIPALRVQKHYLAFVTLAFAVMAWLVFRNEQWLTGGVMGLSGIKRPVVFGINTRPFLTFYWFVLAVTAILTFCMWWILRSPWGRAFTALRENPVRAESLGIDVRLYKLLTFAIGSAYGGFAGALYAPLVEFIDPSPFALSQSFLYLLMVVVGGAGSFLGPFVGAAIAVLLPEWLRFTETWYLLIYAFLVMVLMAFCPGGVVALVLRLKALLLPQTGKVRP; encoded by the coding sequence ATGAGTTGGTCTGCGCTGCGTTGGTCGCTCGGCCTTGTACTGCTCGGGCTGGTGCTGGTTTTCGTGCCGGTCAACCTGACCGACTACGGCGTGCCGTATCCGGGGTTGAAGCGCTACGGCGCCTATATCATGACGCTGTGGCTGGTGACCGCGGTTGCTGCGATGGGTGTCAACCTGATTGTCGGCTATTCCGGGCAGGAGACGCTGGCCCAGGCCGCGTTTCTCGGTATCGGCGCCTATACCACGGCGCTGCTGACCAAAGCCGGCATTCCGTATGGTATGGCCTTTGCCGCGTCCGGCCTGCTGGCGTTCGTTGTCGGCATTCTGCTCGGCATCCCGGCGCTGCGGGTGCAGAAGCATTACCTCGCGTTCGTGACCCTGGCTTTTGCGGTGATGGCCTGGCTGGTTTTCCGCAATGAACAGTGGCTCACCGGCGGTGTGATGGGCCTGTCGGGCATCAAACGCCCCGTCGTGTTCGGCATCAACACGCGGCCATTCCTCACGTTCTACTGGTTCGTGCTGGCGGTGACGGCGATCCTGACCTTCTGCATGTGGTGGATCCTGCGCTCGCCCTGGGGCCGCGCCTTCACGGCACTGCGGGAAAACCCGGTGCGTGCCGAAAGCCTCGGTATCGACGTGCGGCTCTACAAGCTGCTCACGTTCGCGATCGGCTCGGCCTATGGCGGCTTTGCCGGCGCGCTCTATGCGCCGCTGGTCGAGTTCATCGATCCGAGCCCGTTCGCGCTTAGCCAGTCCTTCCTCTACCTGCTGATGGTTGTCGTCGGCGGCGCCGGGTCTTTCCTCGGGCCGTTCGTGGGCGCGGCCATCGCCGTGCTGCTGCCAGAATGGCTGCGTTTCACCGAAACCTGGTACCTGCTGATCTATGCCTTCCTGGTCATGGTGCTGATGGCCTTCTGCCCGGGCGGTGTCGTGGCATTGGTGCTGCGGCTTAAGGCCCTGCTGCTGCCGCAGACCGGCAAGGTGCGGCCATGA
- a CDS encoding branched-chain amino acid ABC transporter permease, producing MAEILQLVIAGLATGAIYALAAIGFTLLWQTSQTINFAQGEFVMLPAFFALVAMNWLGWPFWLSCLVAILVSILLLGVVFKVIVVDPMLKQGVLPLVISTIALGMLLREGAKDFYSAEAQPFPYIFPDRQVSVLGVQLSLSQIGVLLIALCVIAALQLFLSRTRTGRQMQATAQNPTVARILGVPVERMIMYTFIINAALAAMASLLISPIYLAKFSNGEHLGLAAFVAAIVGGFNQVRGAIAGGLLVGVIDNLAAAYVSTGYRQSVPLILLVLFILFRPQGLLGRREERAI from the coding sequence ATGGCCGAAATACTCCAGCTGGTGATCGCGGGTCTGGCGACCGGCGCGATCTATGCTCTTGCAGCAATCGGTTTCACTTTGCTCTGGCAAACATCGCAGACGATCAATTTCGCTCAGGGTGAATTCGTCATGCTGCCGGCCTTCTTCGCGCTGGTGGCAATGAACTGGCTTGGTTGGCCATTTTGGTTGTCCTGCCTCGTCGCCATCCTGGTGTCGATCCTGCTGCTCGGCGTGGTCTTTAAGGTGATCGTGGTCGATCCGATGCTGAAGCAGGGCGTGCTGCCGCTGGTCATCTCGACCATCGCGCTGGGCATGCTGCTGCGTGAAGGCGCCAAGGATTTCTACAGCGCGGAGGCACAACCTTTCCCGTATATCTTCCCGGATCGCCAGGTCAGCGTGCTGGGCGTGCAGCTGTCGCTGTCGCAGATCGGCGTGCTGCTGATCGCGCTCTGCGTGATTGCCGCACTGCAGCTCTTCCTGTCGCGTACTCGCACCGGCCGTCAGATGCAGGCGACCGCGCAGAACCCGACCGTGGCCCGCATCCTCGGTGTACCGGTCGAGCGAATGATCATGTACACCTTCATCATCAACGCAGCATTGGCCGCCATGGCATCGCTGCTGATCTCGCCGATCTATCTGGCGAAATTCTCCAATGGCGAACATCTCGGCCTTGCGGCTTTCGTCGCCGCCATCGTCGGCGGCTTCAACCAGGTGCGCGGCGCCATTGCCGGCGGGCTTCTCGTCGGCGTGATCGACAATCTGGCAGCAGCTTATGTCTCGACCGGCTATCGCCAGTCGGTGCCGCTGATCCTGCTGGTGCTGTTCATCCTGTTCCGGCCGCAGGGCCTGCTCGGCCGGCGCGAGGAGCGCGCGATATGA
- a CDS encoding ABC transporter substrate-binding protein yields MQFSKLAVTAAAAAMVLGSPAFAQNSVLLPVIIELSGGGATVGNNWKNGVELAAAEVNAAGGILGKKVEIPAVDTQTNPGVARAAIQRALDDKPVAILGPIYSGSVKASMQLTADAEVPQIMGGEAGDLTAQGSKYIFRTSFGQNISMPKLANYLRDGEKAKSVAVVFVNNDFGKGGRDAIIKELNSRNIKVVADLSTEAGQADFAADVIKLKSANADAIFIYLNEEESARFLREAKKQGLNKPMIGETTLLGQKVIDLAGDAANGVKGHVGLTVDAPIPAVQEFGRKFQAKFNYKPDHNGLKGYISVYMVKAAAEKAGKLDPKAIAAALHGLTISPDKMPGILMEASWDNTGEIDRISFLAEVKDGKQVITQTLPKLKN; encoded by the coding sequence ATGCAATTCTCAAAACTGGCTGTCACAGCCGCCGCAGCCGCCATGGTGCTGGGCAGCCCGGCCTTCGCGCAGAACAGCGTGCTTCTGCCCGTGATCATCGAACTCTCGGGCGGTGGCGCCACGGTCGGCAATAACTGGAAAAACGGCGTCGAGCTTGCCGCTGCCGAAGTGAATGCCGCCGGCGGCATCCTGGGCAAGAAGGTCGAGATTCCGGCCGTCGACACGCAGACCAATCCGGGCGTTGCCCGCGCCGCGATCCAGCGTGCGCTGGACGACAAGCCGGTGGCAATCCTTGGCCCGATCTATTCGGGCTCGGTCAAGGCCAGTATGCAGCTGACCGCCGATGCCGAAGTGCCGCAGATCATGGGCGGCGAGGCCGGCGATCTGACTGCGCAGGGTTCGAAATACATCTTCCGCACCTCGTTCGGCCAGAATATCTCGATGCCGAAGCTGGCCAACTATCTCCGCGACGGCGAAAAGGCCAAGTCGGTGGCGGTGGTCTTCGTGAACAACGATTTCGGCAAGGGTGGCCGCGACGCCATCATCAAGGAACTGAACAGCCGCAACATCAAGGTGGTGGCGGATCTTTCGACCGAAGCCGGCCAGGCCGATTTCGCAGCCGACGTGATCAAGCTCAAAAGCGCCAATGCCGACGCCATCTTCATCTACCTCAACGAGGAAGAGAGTGCGCGCTTCCTGCGCGAGGCCAAGAAGCAGGGTCTCAACAAGCCGATGATCGGTGAGACTACGCTACTGGGCCAGAAGGTGATTGATCTTGCGGGCGATGCGGCCAACGGCGTGAAGGGCCATGTCGGCCTCACCGTTGATGCCCCGATCCCGGCCGTACAGGAATTCGGCAGGAAATTCCAGGCCAAGTTCAACTACAAGCCGGACCATAACGGCCTGAAGGGTTATATTTCGGTCTATATGGTAAAGGCTGCGGCAGAGAAGGCCGGCAAGCTCGATCCCAAGGCGATTGCCGCCGCCCTGCATGGCCTGACCATCTCGCCGGACAAGATGCCCGGCATCCTGATGGAAGCCAGTTGGGACAATACCGGTGAAATCGACCGCATCAGCTTCCTGGCTGAAGTGAAGGACGGCAAGCAGGTGATCACGCAGACCCTGCCGAAGCTGAAGAACTGA
- the ccoS gene encoding cbb3-type cytochrome oxidase assembly protein CcoS produces the protein MDEFIYLVPLSLVLGIVGLGLFLWSLRAGQYQDLDGAAERILYEEDKPAS, from the coding sequence ATGGACGAGTTCATCTATCTCGTGCCGCTGTCGCTGGTGCTGGGCATTGTCGGGCTGGGCCTGTTCCTGTGGTCGCTGCGTGCGGGCCAGTATCAGGATCTCGATGGCGCGGCCGAGCGTATTCTCTATGAAGAAGATAAGCCGGCCAGCTGA
- a CDS encoding heavy metal translocating P-type ATPase, translating to MGPAQQEILLASHSVGEGLQQTEISVPTIHCGGCIRTIEQGLGGLPGVVRARVNLSTRRVTVQWQEAVPPPLFTTLDRLGYPAHLHDPVENEKDPVLTQLLRALAISGFAAGNVMLFSMSIWAGADPASRDLFHWLSALVSLPAAAYSGQVFFRSAWHALRRGQTNMDVPISIGVLLAFGMSMYDTVTHGEYAYFDAAISLLFFLLIGRVLDHMMRERARQAVKGLQRMAARGAVVRRSDGSHDYLPVSELQPGMQIILAAGERVPVDGRVISGVSDIDCALVNGESLPQAAGIGTELQAGTLNLTAPLTMQATATVQSSFLAEMLRLMEAAESGRAGYRRIADRAAQLYAPVVHIAAFVSFVGWMLAMGDVHRALTIAVAVLIITCPCALALAVPMVQVVAARRLFEAGIMVKDGAALERLAQIDTVVFDKTGTLTLGQLMLSNRAEIDPQHLAIAAAMAVHSRHPQSRALSAAAIGTALPFARIEEHPGLGLEAEALGSVYRLGRAGWALGSEGETVGTALVKDGALLATFRFDDRLRPDARHVVTQLLQHGLHVEILSGDRPEAVAAIARQVGVADYQTAMLPGGKAARLAALAAEGRKVLMVGDGLNDAPALAAAHASMAPATAADIGRNAADFVFLRDSLAAVPQAMDVARQAGKLIRQNFVLSLGYNAVALPFAIAGYITPLIAALVMSSSSMIVVGNALRLTPLRGVRTARKDNLPNALPEGAE from the coding sequence GTGGGTCCTGCGCAGCAGGAAATCCTGCTGGCAAGCCATTCCGTGGGCGAGGGCCTGCAGCAGACCGAAATCTCCGTTCCGACGATCCATTGCGGTGGCTGCATCCGCACCATCGAACAGGGTCTCGGCGGTCTGCCCGGCGTCGTCCGGGCGCGCGTCAATCTTTCTACCAGGCGCGTCACCGTGCAGTGGCAGGAAGCCGTGCCGCCGCCGCTGTTCACCACGCTCGACCGTCTCGGTTATCCCGCGCATCTGCATGACCCGGTTGAAAACGAGAAGGACCCTGTGCTGACCCAGCTGCTGCGCGCGTTGGCCATCTCCGGCTTCGCCGCCGGCAACGTGATGCTGTTCTCGATGTCGATCTGGGCCGGCGCCGATCCGGCCTCTCGCGACCTGTTCCACTGGCTATCGGCGCTGGTGTCGCTGCCGGCTGCGGCTTATTCCGGCCAGGTGTTCTTTCGCTCGGCCTGGCACGCACTGCGACGCGGGCAGACCAATATGGACGTGCCGATCTCGATCGGCGTGCTGCTCGCCTTCGGCATGAGCATGTACGACACGGTGACGCACGGCGAATACGCCTATTTTGATGCCGCCATCTCGCTGCTGTTCTTCCTGCTCATCGGCCGTGTGCTCGATCATATGATGCGCGAACGCGCCCGCCAGGCGGTGAAGGGTCTGCAGCGCATGGCGGCGCGCGGGGCCGTGGTGCGCCGGTCGGATGGCAGTCACGACTATCTGCCAGTCAGCGAATTGCAACCGGGCATGCAGATCATCCTTGCGGCCGGTGAGCGCGTGCCGGTCGATGGCCGGGTGATTTCCGGCGTCTCCGACATCGACTGTGCGCTGGTCAATGGCGAAAGCCTGCCACAGGCCGCCGGCATTGGCACCGAGTTGCAGGCAGGGACACTGAATCTGACTGCTCCGCTGACCATGCAGGCGACGGCGACGGTGCAGAGTTCTTTCCTGGCCGAAATGTTGCGCCTGATGGAGGCCGCCGAATCCGGTCGCGCCGGCTATCGTCGCATCGCCGACCGCGCCGCCCAGCTTTACGCACCGGTCGTGCATATTGCCGCTTTCGTCAGCTTTGTTGGCTGGATGCTGGCGATGGGTGACGTGCATCGCGCGCTCACCATTGCGGTCGCCGTGTTGATCATCACCTGTCCCTGCGCGCTGGCACTGGCCGTGCCGATGGTGCAGGTGGTGGCGGCGCGCCGGCTCTTCGAGGCCGGCATCATGGTGAAGGATGGCGCGGCGCTGGAACGGCTCGCCCAGATCGACACGGTGGTGTTCGACAAGACCGGCACGCTGACGTTGGGCCAGCTCATGCTGTCCAACCGTGCCGAGATCGATCCGCAGCATCTGGCGATTGCGGCCGCGATGGCGGTGCATTCGCGGCATCCGCAGTCACGCGCACTGTCCGCTGCGGCCATCGGCACCGCACTGCCGTTTGCTCGGATCGAGGAACATCCCGGCCTTGGCCTTGAGGCCGAAGCGCTTGGCAGCGTCTATCGGCTGGGTCGCGCCGGCTGGGCTCTGGGCAGCGAGGGCGAAACCGTCGGCACGGCGCTGGTGAAGGATGGCGCACTGCTGGCCACTTTCCGCTTCGACGACCGGCTGCGCCCCGATGCGCGCCACGTCGTGACGCAACTGCTGCAGCATGGCCTGCATGTCGAAATTCTGTCCGGGGACCGCCCAGAGGCTGTGGCGGCCATCGCGCGGCAGGTCGGTGTTGCGGACTATCAGACTGCCATGCTGCCGGGTGGCAAGGCCGCGCGCCTGGCCGCGCTGGCTGCAGAAGGCCGCAAGGTGCTGATGGTGGGCGACGGACTGAATGATGCGCCGGCGCTGGCAGCGGCACATGCCTCGATGGCGCCGGCAACGGCTGCCGATATCGGGCGCAACGCCGCCGATTTTGTCTTCCTGCGCGACAGCCTTGCCGCCGTGCCGCAGGCGATGGATGTGGCGCGTCAGGCCGGCAAGCTGATCCGGCAGAATTTTGTGCTGTCGCTTGGCTATAATGCCGTCGCGCTGCCGTTTGCTATCGCTGGTTACATCACGCCACTGATCGCCGCCTTGGTGATGTCGTCGTCATCGATGATCGTGGTAGGCAATGCGCTGCGGCTGACCCCGCTGCGCGGTGTCCGCACTGCGCGGAAGGACAATTTGCCAAACGCATTGCCGGAAGGAGCCGAGTGA
- a CDS encoding DUF2189 domain-containing protein, with product MTTIPAIVPPLPREKTYNRNLAPRAAFAWLSAGWRDLWVKPGISLFYGVGVFIASLIIVIGLFRLELDYILFPALSGFMVLGPALAVGLYEKSRRLTAGEPVMFGEILFVKSRAGAQILFIGAILCLLMLLWNRAAVIVYALFFGLTPFPGLEHIAPMLFTTPLGWAMLLVGGAVGGLFAAFSFAISVFSIPMLLNEDVDAFTAMGTSMALVWNNIAVMLTWGAIVLTLFLLSLISGTLGLVLVFPMVGHATWHAYKAIRTPA from the coding sequence ATGACGACGATTCCGGCCATTGTTCCGCCGCTGCCGCGCGAAAAGACCTACAACCGCAATCTGGCGCCCCGCGCGGCCTTTGCCTGGCTGAGCGCCGGATGGCGCGACCTCTGGGTCAAACCCGGTATCAGCCTGTTTTACGGCGTCGGTGTCTTCATCGCGTCGCTGATCATCGTCATCGGCCTGTTCCGGCTCGAACTCGACTACATCCTGTTTCCTGCATTGTCGGGCTTCATGGTGCTCGGTCCGGCTCTGGCCGTTGGTCTGTATGAAAAAAGCCGCCGGCTCACCGCTGGCGAACCGGTGATGTTCGGTGAAATCCTGTTCGTGAAGTCCAGGGCGGGCGCACAGATCCTGTTCATCGGCGCCATTCTCTGCCTGCTGATGCTGCTCTGGAACCGGGCTGCCGTGATCGTCTACGCGCTGTTCTTCGGCCTGACGCCGTTCCCGGGACTGGAGCATATCGCCCCCATGCTGTTCACCACGCCGCTCGGCTGGGCGATGCTGCTGGTCGGCGGTGCCGTCGGCGGGTTGTTTGCGGCATTCTCTTTTGCCATCAGCGTGTTTTCGATCCCGATGCTGCTGAACGAGGATGTCGATGCCTTCACTGCCATGGGCACCAGCATGGCGCTGGTCTGGAATAACATTGCTGTCATGCTGACCTGGGGCGCCATCGTGCTGACGCTGTTTCTGCTCAGCCTGATCAGCGGTACGCTCGGCCTGGTGCTCGTATTCCCGATGGTCGGTCATGCCACCTGGCATGCCTACAAGGCCATCCGGACTCCTGCATGA